In Streptomyces sp. NBC_01439, the following are encoded in one genomic region:
- a CDS encoding ArnT family glycosyltransferase: MRPAAPARPLVRFRSSRPDLLLCGALVLVIVLVQGWNITNFPTLSDDEGTYLAQAWAVQQGDGLAHYTYWYDHPPLGWIQVAGLTYLPSLFVPDWMTVAPMRFSMLAVSATSSVLLYVLARRLWLPRWAAGLATALFGLSPLSVVLQREIFLDNLAVMWMLLAFCLAASPSRHLWHHFGSGLAAATAVLTKETMLVVLPALLVTMWRHSHRDTRKFAVTGAITACALIGLSYPLYALLNGELLPGSGHVSLIDGITYQMGREGSGFILTPGSGSNGVFRSWLYYDTVLPLGGLAGAVLLLATVRWSVTARALAGPALAAVILAAVAMRPSGYLPAMYVIQALPFLALVLAGGAASTTHAVLRRRRGPGERRPLVRARWALLGVLAASAAVYVLPRWYDGNRTALTVDANAPYRQAAAWLGREVADPANTRVLLDDALWLDAVHHGFEPGPGAIWFYKADLDPAVTKTLPRGWQDIDYVVSSPTVRRDAVNLPHVKAALEHSAVVATFGSGEDRIEIRRTDRTSGS; the protein is encoded by the coding sequence GTGCGCCCGGCCGCGCCCGCCCGGCCGCTCGTACGCTTCCGCTCCTCCCGCCCCGACCTGCTGCTGTGCGGCGCCCTGGTGCTGGTGATCGTGCTGGTCCAGGGCTGGAACATCACGAACTTCCCGACCCTGAGCGACGACGAGGGCACCTACCTCGCGCAGGCCTGGGCCGTCCAGCAGGGCGACGGCCTCGCCCACTACACGTACTGGTACGACCATCCGCCGCTCGGCTGGATCCAGGTCGCGGGCCTGACGTACCTGCCGTCGCTGTTCGTGCCCGACTGGATGACCGTCGCGCCGATGCGGTTCTCTATGCTCGCCGTCTCCGCCACCAGCTCCGTGCTGCTGTACGTCCTGGCGCGCCGGCTGTGGCTGCCGCGCTGGGCGGCCGGGCTCGCGACGGCCCTCTTCGGGCTGTCGCCGCTCTCCGTGGTCCTCCAGCGGGAGATCTTCCTCGACAACCTCGCCGTGATGTGGATGCTGCTGGCCTTCTGCCTCGCCGCGTCCCCGAGCCGCCACCTGTGGCACCACTTCGGCTCCGGATTGGCGGCCGCCACCGCCGTCCTCACCAAGGAGACGATGCTGGTGGTGCTCCCGGCGCTGTTGGTGACGATGTGGCGCCACAGTCACCGCGACACCCGCAAGTTCGCGGTCACCGGAGCGATCACCGCCTGCGCGCTGATCGGGCTGTCGTACCCGTTGTACGCCCTGCTCAACGGCGAACTGCTGCCCGGCTCCGGGCACGTGTCGCTCATCGACGGCATCACCTACCAGATGGGTCGCGAGGGCTCCGGCTTCATCCTCACGCCCGGCTCCGGCTCGAACGGCGTGTTCCGCTCCTGGCTGTACTACGACACCGTCCTGCCGCTCGGCGGGCTGGCCGGCGCCGTCCTGCTGCTGGCCACCGTCCGATGGTCGGTCACCGCCCGCGCGCTGGCCGGCCCCGCGCTCGCCGCCGTGATCCTCGCCGCCGTGGCGATGCGGCCCTCCGGCTACCTGCCTGCGATGTACGTGATCCAGGCGCTGCCCTTCCTCGCGCTGGTCCTGGCCGGGGGCGCGGCCAGCACCACGCACGCCGTGCTGCGCCGCCGCCGCGGCCCCGGGGAGCGCAGGCCGCTGGTACGGGCGCGCTGGGCCCTGCTCGGCGTGCTCGCCGCGTCGGCCGCGGTGTACGTGCTGCCGCGCTGGTACGACGGCAACCGCACCGCGCTGACGGTGGACGCGAACGCCCCGTACCGGCAGGCCGCGGCCTGGCTCGGCAGGGAGGTCGCCGATCCGGCGAACACGCGGGTGCTGCTGGACGACGCGCTCTGGCTGGACGCGGTGCACCACGGCTTCGAGCCCGGCCCCGGCGCGATCTGGTTCTACAAGGCGGACCTCGACCCGGCCGTCACCAAGACCCTGCCGCGGGGCTGGCAGGACATCGACTACGTGGTCTCCTCGCCCACCGTGCGCCGCGACGCGGTGAACCTGCCCCACGTGAAGGCGGCGCTGGAGCATTCGGCGGTGGTGGCGACCTTCGGGTCGGGCGAGGACCGCATCGAGATACGCCGGACCGACCGTACGAGCGGGAGCTGA
- a CDS encoding galactose oxidase-like domain-containing protein produces MRLTIRRRAGRRAALLAVGAMTASLLLTAPQQATAGPPNLLSNPGFETAGSAGSDMPSCWSKSGWGDNDFTFSTVADAHGGTKAMKVSLTRRVDGDRKALVTENSTCAPTVTPGKQYDLSAWYKSNTPDVSVTVFRRDTTAGWQYWTDLQNPPVSAAWARTEVRTPAVPPNTDKIAWGLSVYGVGTLTTDDYALEEVGAVPPQPSCSGTAEECAKGKWQVIPAQNPVRSMHAVVLNGGTSQAGGSGGGKVLLIAGSGNDIAQFNAGTFTSAVYDPANGSFKTIPTPVDMFCAGHVQLADGRVLVMSGNKGYPSADGSIGYQGLKDSYTFDPTTEKYTRTNDMNGGHWYPSATILGNGDVISFGGLKEDSTGNVTAEKFSAAQNKWLPMNQVNQTWSYWGLYPSMILMQDGRLFYSGSHTFGNGTPGTGASIYDYDANTITDVPGLRNKDERDESASVLLPPAQDQRVLTIGGGNNERNPAANRLTDIIDLKQPSPAYTAGPPIPQGLVDQGQGKRPQTGAEGKMFVSAVLLPDGKVLETGGGLHDRADPVFEASFFDPTTSTYQAGLATDPIPRTYHSASFLMPDGRVMSVGDNPGNGTYNHNVSIYTPPYLFKGARPQITSVIDTQWVYGDTQRITVNRPVAKAELIRPAAVTHSSDPNQRFVDLPMTVDGTTIDLNVTSNPNLAPPGWYMLFAVDANGIPSIATWVHLGGPSALAAAQEQPAAHVHAFADRLGPAKDNPAKRDSAPVAPSAAGCDRHYGTANVCVPTRFPAEVRATTKARCAWLASHQYPKRLKVNGSDPLRLDPDHDGHAC; encoded by the coding sequence ATGCGTCTGACGATCCGTCGGAGGGCAGGGCGGCGGGCCGCCCTGCTCGCCGTCGGGGCGATGACCGCGAGCCTGCTGCTCACCGCACCGCAGCAAGCCACGGCCGGTCCGCCCAATCTGCTCTCCAATCCCGGTTTCGAGACCGCCGGATCCGCCGGCTCCGACATGCCGTCCTGCTGGTCGAAGTCCGGCTGGGGCGACAACGACTTCACCTTCTCCACCGTCGCCGACGCGCACGGCGGCACCAAGGCGATGAAGGTTTCGCTCACCCGCCGCGTGGACGGCGACCGCAAGGCGCTGGTCACGGAGAACAGCACCTGCGCCCCGACCGTCACGCCGGGCAAGCAGTACGACCTGTCCGCCTGGTACAAGTCGAACACCCCGGACGTGTCGGTGACCGTGTTCCGCCGCGACACGACGGCGGGTTGGCAGTACTGGACCGACCTGCAGAACCCGCCCGTCAGCGCGGCCTGGGCGCGTACGGAGGTCCGCACACCGGCCGTTCCACCGAACACCGACAAGATCGCGTGGGGCCTGTCGGTCTACGGGGTGGGCACGCTCACCACCGACGACTACGCATTGGAGGAGGTGGGCGCCGTCCCGCCGCAGCCGTCCTGTTCGGGGACCGCGGAGGAGTGCGCCAAGGGCAAGTGGCAGGTGATCCCGGCGCAGAACCCGGTGCGTTCGATGCACGCGGTCGTCCTGAACGGGGGCACCTCCCAGGCCGGAGGCTCTGGGGGCGGCAAGGTGCTGCTGATCGCGGGCTCGGGCAACGACATCGCCCAGTTCAACGCGGGCACCTTCACCTCGGCCGTCTACGACCCGGCGAACGGGTCCTTCAAGACGATCCCGACCCCCGTCGACATGTTCTGCGCGGGCCACGTGCAGCTGGCGGACGGCCGGGTGTTGGTGATGAGCGGCAACAAGGGGTACCCGTCGGCCGACGGGTCGATCGGCTACCAGGGACTGAAGGACTCGTACACCTTCGACCCGACCACTGAGAAGTACACGAGGACGAACGACATGAACGGCGGGCACTGGTACCCGTCGGCGACGATCCTCGGCAACGGTGACGTGATCTCCTTCGGCGGGCTGAAGGAGGACTCCACGGGCAACGTGACGGCGGAGAAGTTCTCGGCGGCGCAGAACAAGTGGCTGCCGATGAACCAGGTCAACCAGACCTGGTCGTACTGGGGTCTGTACCCGTCGATGATCCTGATGCAGGACGGGCGGCTCTTCTACTCGGGCAGCCACACCTTCGGCAACGGCACCCCGGGCACCGGGGCCTCGATCTACGACTACGACGCCAACACCATCACCGACGTGCCGGGCCTGCGGAACAAGGACGAGCGGGACGAGTCGGCGAGCGTGCTGCTGCCCCCGGCCCAGGACCAGCGGGTGTTGACCATCGGCGGCGGCAACAACGAGCGCAATCCGGCGGCCAACCGGCTCACCGACATCATCGACCTCAAGCAGCCCAGTCCCGCCTACACGGCCGGCCCGCCGATCCCGCAGGGCCTGGTCGACCAGGGCCAGGGCAAGCGTCCCCAGACCGGCGCCGAGGGCAAGATGTTCGTGTCGGCGGTGCTGCTGCCGGACGGCAAGGTCCTGGAGACCGGCGGCGGACTGCACGACCGGGCCGACCCCGTCTTCGAGGCCTCCTTCTTCGACCCGACGACCAGCACCTACCAGGCGGGTCTGGCCACCGACCCGATCCCGCGGACCTACCACTCGGCGTCGTTCCTGATGCCGGACGGCCGGGTCATGTCGGTCGGCGACAACCCGGGCAACGGGACGTACAACCACAACGTGTCGATCTACACCCCGCCCTACCTCTTCAAGGGCGCCCGCCCGCAGATCACCTCGGTGATCGACACGCAGTGGGTGTACGGGGACACGCAGCGGATCACCGTCAACCGGCCGGTCGCGAAGGCGGAGCTGATCCGTCCGGCGGCGGTCACCCACTCCTCGGACCCGAACCAGCGGTTCGTGGACCTGCCCATGACCGTCGACGGGACCACCATCGACCTGAACGTCACCAGCAACCCCAACCTGGCGCCGCCTGGCTGGTACATGCTCTTCGCGGTCGACGCGAACGGCATCCCGTCGATCGCGACCTGGGTGCACCTCGGCGGCCCGTCCGCGCTGGCGGCCGCCCAGGAGCAGCCCGCCGCGCACGTGCACGCCTTCGCCGACCGGCTGGGTCCCGCCAAGGACAACCCGGCGAAGCGGGACTCCGCCCCGGTCGCACCGAGTGCGGCCGGCTGCGACCGGCACTACGGCACGGCCAACGTGTGCGTACCGACCCGCTTTCCGGCCGAGGTGCGGGCGACGACGAAGGCCCGCTGCGCCTGGTTGGCCTCCCACCAGTACCCGAAGCGCCTCAAGGTCAACGGCAGCGATCCGCTGCGCCTGGACCCCGACCACGACGGCCACGCCTGCTAG
- a CDS encoding glycosyltransferase family 2 protein: MSEDLGPLRAPIDADLTLPQAVTGSVTLIIPTFNEAGNIAELLRRLGDALPDPADLPCEVLFVDDSTDDTPALIEKSAADHPFPVSVLHRETADGGLGGAVVEGVKRADTDWIVVMDADLQHPPHLVPELVGEGVRTGADLVVASRYISGGSRAGLAGSYRIAVSRAATWLTKGLFPRALRGISDPMSGFFAMRRSVVTAEALKPLGYKILLELAVRCRPGKVAEVPFVFQDRYAGESKSTAREGMRFLAHLASLRSAAPLARMIGFGLIGLSGFAPNLAALWLLTRAGMHYLPAEIVANQAGVLWNFLLIETLLFRDRRRHRHWADRVGRFALLANADLLLRIPLIAVFVAELGMEVLPATALALVTTFVLRFAATEALVYLPRHNRS; this comes from the coding sequence ATGAGCGAGGACCTGGGGCCCCTCCGTGCCCCGATCGATGCGGACCTCACCCTTCCGCAGGCGGTGACCGGCAGCGTCACCCTCATCATCCCGACCTTCAACGAGGCGGGGAACATCGCCGAGTTGCTGCGCCGGCTCGGTGACGCCCTGCCCGATCCCGCAGACCTGCCCTGCGAGGTGCTGTTCGTGGACGACTCCACGGACGACACCCCGGCCCTCATCGAGAAGTCCGCCGCCGACCACCCCTTCCCGGTGTCCGTCCTGCACCGGGAGACGGCCGACGGCGGGCTCGGCGGCGCCGTAGTCGAAGGGGTCAAGCGCGCGGACACCGACTGGATCGTCGTCATGGACGCCGATCTCCAGCACCCGCCGCACCTGGTCCCCGAGCTCGTCGGCGAGGGCGTGCGCACCGGCGCAGACCTCGTCGTCGCCTCCCGCTACATCAGCGGCGGCAGCCGGGCCGGGCTCGCCGGGAGCTACCGCATCGCCGTCTCCCGCGCCGCGACCTGGCTGACCAAGGGGCTCTTCCCGCGCGCGCTGCGCGGGATCAGCGACCCGATGAGCGGCTTCTTCGCGATGCGCCGCTCCGTCGTCACCGCGGAGGCCCTGAAACCGCTGGGCTACAAGATCCTGCTGGAGCTGGCGGTGCGCTGCCGCCCCGGCAAGGTCGCCGAGGTGCCGTTCGTCTTCCAGGACCGCTACGCGGGGGAGTCGAAGTCCACCGCCCGCGAGGGCATGCGCTTCCTCGCCCACCTCGCCTCGCTGCGCTCGGCCGCCCCGCTGGCCCGCATGATCGGCTTCGGGCTGATCGGGCTCTCCGGCTTCGCCCCGAACCTGGCCGCGCTCTGGCTGCTGACCCGCGCGGGGATGCACTACCTGCCGGCCGAGATCGTCGCCAACCAGGCGGGGGTCCTGTGGAACTTCCTGCTCATCGAGACCCTGCTCTTTCGCGATCGGCGCCGGCACCGCCACTGGGCCGACCGGGTTGGACGCTTCGCGCTGCTCGCCAACGCCGATCTGCTGCTGCGCATCCCGCTGATCGCGGTGTTCGTCGCCGAGCTCGGGATGGAGGTGCTGCCCGCCACCGCCCTCGCGCTGGTGACCACCTTCGTCCTGCGGTTCGCGGCCACCGAGGCCCTCGTCTACCTACCTCGCCACAACAGGAGTTGA